In Rhodothermus marinus DSM 4252, a single genomic region encodes these proteins:
- a CDS encoding ABC transporter permease: protein MREVWILTRRELRAFFDSPSAYIVLSVFLLITGWFFGNSLFVENVASLRSVFDLAPVLFMFFIPALTMGTFAEERRAGTIELLLTLPVRDGQVIAAKLLSVVIVLLVALALTGVYVLTLAVLGDPDNGATLGGYLGLALLGLSCSALGLLASSLTRNQIVAFILGFAMIFGLYLLDKVTIFVPGWLAPILEYLSIDFHYRNLMRGVIDSRDVLYYLSLTAFAGLLTAYHLARRPE, encoded by the coding sequence ATGCGGGAAGTCTGGATCCTCACGCGACGCGAACTGCGGGCCTTCTTCGACAGCCCGTCGGCCTACATTGTGCTGAGCGTGTTTCTGCTGATCACAGGCTGGTTCTTCGGCAACAGCCTGTTCGTCGAGAACGTCGCGTCGCTGCGATCGGTCTTCGACCTGGCGCCGGTGCTGTTCATGTTCTTCATTCCGGCGCTTACGATGGGCACGTTCGCCGAAGAGCGCCGCGCCGGTACGATCGAACTGCTGCTGACGCTTCCGGTGCGTGACGGACAGGTCATCGCCGCCAAGCTGCTGTCGGTGGTGATCGTGCTGCTGGTGGCGCTGGCCCTGACCGGCGTCTATGTGCTGACGCTGGCCGTGCTGGGCGATCCGGACAACGGCGCCACGCTCGGCGGCTATCTGGGACTGGCGCTGCTGGGCCTGTCCTGCAGCGCGCTGGGGCTGCTGGCCTCCAGTCTGACGCGCAACCAGATCGTGGCCTTCATTCTGGGCTTTGCCATGATTTTCGGACTGTACCTGCTCGACAAGGTCACGATCTTCGTGCCGGGCTGGCTGGCCCCCATCCTGGAGTACCTGAGCATCGACTTCCACTACCGGAACCTGATGCGCGGCGTGATCGACTCGCGCGACGTGCTCTACTACCTGTCGCTGACGGCGTTTGCCGGTTTGCTGACCGCGTATCACCTGGCACGACGTCCGGAGTGA
- a CDS encoding SusC/RagA family TonB-linked outer membrane protein: MRTLLSRMLGLSLLLACWNVSVVIAQPRTVTGTVSDATTGEPLPGVNIVVLGTMTGTTTDVEGRYQIEVPGPEAVLVFSFVGYEQVQEVVGDRTVINVRMQPTVEVLEEIVVVGYGVQRREDVTGSVATIDATEINQGVYTSPDQLLQGQVAGLTIISNNGEPGAGLNIRLRGGTSISASNDPLIVIDGVPIDNVRLMPEGAGIDGAPPPPRNPLSLINPNDIESITVLKDAAATAIYGSRGANGVILIETKKGRQGQLQVDYEGYISAASPYKKLELLNGEEYRRFVQEQVQAGNLSQDALNVLGDANTDWEEAVTRTGITHFHNLAFSGGTSQTRYRASVSYLNQQGHVISSGLERLTGRLNADHQAFDGRLRLQLNLTSSFQHDDLLPYNQTAGFEGGVFTNVYQMNPTYPIYADQNLDGTPALDGYFEIADGRTSVRNPVAMAEQVLDFVKTTRSLGNIGAELDLLPGLTARVNFGADRAQSSRRQYFPQQNPTGAQYEGRALQRSREHSSLTFQSYLTYRNTLAQAHNVELLGGYEFNEYMTEEFGVEGQGFVTDVTTYNAMQSASQLVKAGTFSYKEKSRLISFFTRLNYNYQSRYYLTGVLRYDGSSRFGEGNKWGLFPAISAAWRISGEPFMQGLDWLTDLRLKVGYGITGSQEIGNYLSLAQLGANESLQAVFDQQPYTGFAPVNYANPDLKWEETATFNIGLDYSLLNGKFSGTIEYYEKNTSNLLLEIPVPQPAPVPTRIENVGKTRNRGLEFSLDALAVDRPGLNVLFGLVFSTNRNEVVSLGGRDQIITGTVSGRGQSDTYAQILLPGEPIGTFYGPVFLGVDANGRQQFADLDGDGQVEITGDDRTIIGNAQPDFTYGFRTNIYWGNFDFYVFIRGEQGRDVFNNTALVYQTKSAVLQNQNFLKAALDDPDALDEPAIYSSRWIEDGSFIRLDNVTVGYTFNNLGPWSRYLRRARIYVSGQNLLVITPYSGYDPEVNTNAGLATLGIDYTNYPRARTFTVGISLGF; encoded by the coding sequence ATGAGAACATTGCTTTCGCGCATGCTGGGGCTGAGCCTGCTGCTTGCATGCTGGAATGTAAGCGTTGTCATTGCGCAACCACGCACGGTGACGGGTACCGTCAGTGATGCTACGACGGGGGAGCCGTTGCCCGGCGTCAACATCGTGGTGCTGGGCACGATGACCGGTACGACCACCGACGTCGAAGGACGCTATCAGATCGAAGTGCCCGGACCCGAAGCCGTGCTGGTTTTCTCGTTCGTGGGCTACGAACAGGTGCAGGAGGTGGTAGGCGACCGAACGGTCATCAACGTGCGCATGCAACCCACCGTCGAGGTGCTGGAAGAGATCGTCGTGGTCGGCTACGGCGTGCAGCGGCGCGAAGATGTGACCGGCTCGGTGGCGACGATCGATGCGACGGAGATCAATCAGGGCGTTTATACCTCGCCCGACCAGCTGTTGCAGGGCCAGGTGGCCGGTCTGACGATCATCTCGAACAATGGCGAACCGGGCGCCGGATTGAACATCCGCCTGCGTGGTGGCACCTCCATCAGCGCCAGCAATGATCCGCTGATCGTCATCGATGGCGTGCCGATCGACAACGTGCGCCTGATGCCGGAAGGGGCCGGGATTGACGGTGCGCCGCCGCCGCCGCGCAACCCCCTGAGCCTGATCAATCCCAACGACATCGAATCGATCACAGTGCTGAAAGACGCCGCGGCCACCGCCATCTACGGATCGCGAGGTGCGAACGGCGTGATCCTGATCGAGACGAAGAAGGGCCGTCAGGGCCAGCTTCAGGTGGACTATGAAGGGTATATTTCGGCGGCCTCTCCTTATAAGAAGCTGGAATTGCTGAATGGTGAGGAATATCGGCGGTTCGTTCAGGAGCAGGTACAGGCCGGAAATCTTTCGCAGGATGCGCTGAACGTACTGGGTGATGCCAATACGGACTGGGAAGAAGCGGTTACGCGGACGGGGATCACGCACTTCCATAATCTGGCCTTTTCGGGCGGTACGAGCCAGACCCGCTACCGGGCCTCGGTCAGCTACCTGAATCAGCAGGGCCATGTCATCAGCTCCGGGCTGGAACGTCTGACCGGACGCCTGAACGCCGACCATCAGGCCTTCGACGGGCGGCTGCGGCTTCAGCTCAACCTGACTTCGTCGTTCCAGCACGACGACCTGCTGCCCTACAACCAGACGGCCGGCTTCGAAGGCGGGGTGTTTACGAACGTCTATCAGATGAATCCCACCTATCCCATCTACGCCGATCAAAACCTGGATGGGACCCCGGCACTGGATGGCTATTTCGAAATTGCGGACGGCCGGACCTCGGTGCGCAATCCGGTGGCCATGGCCGAGCAGGTGCTGGACTTCGTAAAGACGACGCGCTCGCTGGGAAACATCGGGGCCGAGCTGGATCTGCTGCCCGGCCTGACGGCCCGGGTGAACTTCGGCGCCGACCGGGCGCAGTCGAGTCGCCGCCAGTACTTCCCGCAGCAGAATCCGACCGGTGCCCAGTACGAAGGGCGGGCGCTGCAGCGCAGCCGGGAACACTCGTCGCTGACGTTCCAGAGCTACCTGACCTACCGTAACACACTTGCCCAGGCGCACAATGTGGAGTTGCTGGGCGGCTACGAGTTCAACGAGTACATGACCGAAGAATTCGGCGTGGAAGGGCAGGGATTCGTCACGGACGTCACCACCTACAACGCTATGCAGTCGGCCAGCCAGCTGGTCAAAGCCGGGACGTTTTCCTACAAGGAAAAAAGCCGACTCATTTCGTTCTTCACGCGCCTGAACTACAACTACCAGAGCCGGTACTACCTGACCGGCGTGCTTCGGTACGACGGTTCCTCGCGCTTTGGCGAAGGGAACAAGTGGGGGCTCTTCCCGGCCATCTCGGCGGCCTGGCGTATCAGTGGCGAACCGTTCATGCAGGGGCTGGACTGGCTCACCGACCTGCGCTTGAAGGTGGGCTATGGCATCACGGGTAGTCAGGAGATCGGTAACTACCTGTCGCTGGCGCAGCTTGGCGCCAACGAAAGCCTGCAGGCGGTTTTCGATCAGCAGCCGTACACCGGCTTTGCCCCGGTCAACTATGCGAATCCGGACCTGAAGTGGGAAGAGACGGCCACCTTCAACATCGGGTTGGATTACAGCCTGCTGAACGGCAAATTCTCGGGAACGATCGAATACTACGAGAAGAACACCAGCAACCTGTTGCTGGAGATCCCTGTGCCGCAGCCGGCGCCGGTCCCGACCCGGATCGAAAACGTCGGCAAGACGCGCAACCGGGGCCTTGAGTTTTCGCTCGATGCGCTGGCTGTCGATCGGCCCGGACTGAACGTGCTCTTCGGGTTGGTCTTCAGCACCAACCGTAACGAAGTGGTCAGCCTGGGTGGTCGCGATCAGATTATTACCGGGACGGTCAGTGGCCGTGGTCAGTCGGACACCTACGCGCAGATTCTGCTGCCGGGCGAGCCGATCGGCACCTTCTACGGACCGGTCTTCCTGGGTGTCGATGCCAACGGCCGCCAGCAGTTTGCCGACCTGGACGGCGACGGTCAGGTCGAGATCACCGGTGATGACCGGACCATCATCGGCAATGCCCAGCCGGACTTCACCTACGGCTTCCGTACCAATATCTACTGGGGCAACTTCGACTTCTACGTGTTCATCCGGGGCGAACAGGGCCGCGACGTCTTCAACAACACGGCCCTGGTCTATCAGACGAAGAGCGCCGTGCTCCAGAACCAGAACTTCCTGAAAGCGGCCCTGGACGATCCGGACGCCCTGGACGAACCGGCCATCTACTCCTCGCGCTGGATCGAAGATGGCTCGTTTATCCGGCTGGACAACGTGACGGTCGGCTATACCTTCAACAATCTGGGGCCATGGAGCCGTTATCTCCGGCGGGCACGTATCTATGTGTCCGGACAGAACCTGCTGGTGATTACCCCTTACAGCGGATACGATCCGGAGGTTAACACGAATGCCGGGCTGGCGACGCTGGGGATCGACTACACGAACTATCCCCGGGCGCGCACCTTTACGGTCGGCATCAGCCTGGGCTTCTAA
- a CDS encoding GldG family protein, which translates to MQRNWTTRTTLLLVGLILVVLNLIGLNVFFRIDLTDDRVYSLSDASIETVRSLEDPVTVRVFFTADLPAPYSSYRRFLRDKLDEYRAYGGNKFQYEFLDPGSDESLQQEAARYNIPPVQVQVIENDNLQIKNAYMGLVVEYAGKRETIPVIEDLSTLEHDLTSAIRKLTRDRLPVAGILTGHGEPGRTAIETFWRALERNYEVRTVSVKDSTLDPRPDVLFIIAPTDTFPEAHLKAIDRYLMEGGRVAVLLNRINANLQFGFASEQKTGLEDLLAHYGAVVRPDLVMDRQSSVVTLQRTVGFFRVAQMVEYPFFPIATRFNPEHPMVSRLREVFFYYVSSIDTSAALPEGVERIPLVYSTPQSATQQGFFTVQPAMLPDPENFQDGPYVLAVALHGTFPSAYDSTRVGQPARLVVVGDGDLVNEQRYGGQLPPGNLAFVLNIADWLGQDEALLAIRTKSITPRALEPVSESLRPFIKYANILGPVVLVVLFGLIRWRIRRQRQIVLTT; encoded by the coding sequence ATGCAACGGAACTGGACCACACGCACCACGCTGCTGCTGGTCGGACTGATTCTGGTGGTGCTGAACCTGATCGGCCTGAACGTTTTCTTCCGGATCGACCTGACCGACGACCGGGTCTACTCGCTCTCGGATGCGTCGATCGAGACGGTGCGTTCCCTGGAGGACCCGGTCACCGTGCGCGTGTTCTTTACGGCCGATCTCCCGGCCCCCTACAGCAGCTACCGGCGCTTCCTGCGGGACAAGCTGGATGAATATCGCGCCTACGGCGGCAACAAATTTCAGTATGAATTTCTGGATCCGGGATCGGATGAATCGCTCCAGCAGGAGGCGGCCCGCTACAACATTCCGCCCGTGCAGGTGCAGGTGATCGAAAACGACAACCTGCAGATCAAAAATGCCTACATGGGGCTGGTGGTCGAGTATGCGGGCAAGCGGGAGACGATCCCGGTGATCGAAGACCTCTCGACGCTGGAGCACGATTTGACCAGCGCCATTCGCAAGCTCACCCGGGATCGGCTGCCGGTGGCGGGCATCCTGACGGGCCATGGTGAGCCGGGCCGCACCGCCATCGAAACGTTCTGGCGGGCGCTGGAGCGTAACTACGAGGTGCGCACCGTGTCGGTGAAAGACAGCACGCTGGACCCGCGGCCGGACGTGCTTTTCATCATCGCGCCGACCGACACGTTTCCCGAGGCGCACCTGAAGGCGATCGACCGTTACCTGATGGAAGGCGGCCGCGTGGCCGTGCTGCTCAACCGGATCAACGCGAACCTGCAGTTCGGCTTTGCCAGCGAGCAGAAGACCGGGCTGGAAGACCTGCTGGCCCACTACGGCGCCGTGGTGCGGCCCGACCTGGTGATGGACCGCCAGAGCTCGGTGGTGACGCTGCAGCGGACCGTGGGCTTCTTCCGCGTGGCCCAGATGGTGGAGTACCCGTTCTTCCCCATCGCCACGCGCTTCAATCCGGAGCATCCCATGGTCAGCCGGCTCCGGGAGGTCTTCTTCTACTACGTCAGCTCGATCGACACGAGCGCGGCGCTTCCCGAAGGGGTCGAGCGCATTCCGCTGGTGTACTCGACGCCGCAAAGTGCCACGCAACAGGGCTTCTTCACGGTGCAGCCCGCCATGCTGCCGGACCCCGAAAACTTCCAGGACGGTCCCTACGTGCTGGCCGTGGCGCTGCACGGGACGTTCCCGAGCGCCTACGACAGCACGCGCGTCGGGCAGCCGGCCCGGCTGGTGGTGGTGGGCGACGGCGATCTGGTCAACGAGCAGCGCTACGGCGGCCAGCTTCCGCCGGGCAACCTGGCCTTCGTGCTGAACATCGCCGACTGGCTCGGTCAGGACGAGGCGCTGCTGGCGATCCGCACCAAGTCGATCACGCCGCGGGCGCTCGAACCGGTGAGCGAAAGCCTGCGGCCCTTCATCAAGTACGCGAACATCCTGGGACCGGTGGTGCTGGTGGTGCTCTTCGGGCTGATCCGCTGGCGCATCCGGCGTCAGCGTCAGATCGTGCTGACCACCTGA
- a CDS encoding amylo-alpha-1,6-glucosidase: MLRGKGWITVWLGCLLSGMMAVQAQQIEGLVPRFERPTGRLVLARPTQAGAFLDVVGRRAALLGYEHRAFEVWVYPLKILRDLRLEFQIADYPVPLSGEETLAYIEARPEATVLTYSHAAFTVRQILYAPVHEPGIVMLLDVQAVRPLTIRVAFRPDLRLMWPAGLMTGYLGWNEEGRFYTITEETRRFAGVIGSPLARDVSVQPYQEEPKDLPNRFELEVTPELAARYYIPVVITGSVEGIDGAIATYRRLLEQAESYYRQNVAHYERLLDEALQVETPDPTLNTAYAWALVGIDKGLATNPYLGTGLVAGFRTAGNSERPGFAWFFGRDALWTVLATTAVGHFETTRTALDFLRKFQREDGKIPHEISQSAALIDWFEDYPYPWASADATPLFIIAHADYWQASGDLDYIREHWDALVRAYRFTAGTDTDGNDLVENTGVGHGWVEGGLLYPPHEELYQQGVWLAALEGMEAMATALGETELAAEVRQRAVRVRAAIERTYWLEDEGFYAFATWKPDGAAAPELFPENTVLQAVPLWWRLLSPERARRALEHVGSAQMATDWGTRILSNASSRYDPLSYHHGSVWPLFTGWASMAAYRYEKPHIGYQALMANALLTYQGALGYVTELLSGAFNRDFGRSSHHQIWSEAMVVTPLVRGLLGLDVREGGRVLRVAPQLPAVWDSLRLRHVPVGRDRYALAIRRTDEAFLVEIIPEGEAAPVSLDLAPAFPLDARVESVTVNDRPAVFEVREEGDLQRVRIRVPVAGPTTIRYRMRPGTDVYVAPEPLVPGMDNRGLRVLRVRAASDSLLLVLEGRAGRSYTLQVRTPRRVQAVEGVMLSPEPGGYRLQVRFEGESVGYVRRQLRLPLE, translated from the coding sequence ATGCTGCGAGGAAAAGGATGGATTACGGTATGGCTTGGCTGTTTGCTGTCCGGCATGATGGCGGTGCAGGCGCAACAGATCGAAGGACTGGTGCCGCGCTTTGAGCGTCCCACCGGCCGACTGGTGCTGGCGCGGCCCACGCAGGCCGGGGCGTTTCTGGACGTGGTGGGACGGCGGGCAGCGCTGCTCGGCTACGAACACCGCGCCTTTGAGGTCTGGGTCTATCCGCTCAAGATCCTGCGCGACCTGCGGCTGGAATTCCAGATTGCCGACTATCCGGTGCCGCTGAGTGGCGAGGAGACGCTGGCCTACATCGAAGCGCGGCCCGAGGCGACCGTGCTCACCTACAGCCATGCAGCCTTTACCGTGCGGCAGATTCTGTACGCGCCGGTGCACGAGCCGGGTATCGTGATGCTGCTGGACGTGCAGGCCGTGCGGCCGCTGACGATCCGCGTGGCGTTTCGGCCCGACCTGCGCCTCATGTGGCCGGCCGGTCTGATGACGGGCTACCTCGGCTGGAACGAGGAGGGGCGGTTTTATACGATCACCGAGGAAACCCGCCGGTTTGCCGGGGTGATAGGCTCGCCGCTGGCCCGGGACGTGTCGGTGCAGCCCTATCAGGAAGAGCCAAAAGACTTGCCGAACCGGTTCGAGCTGGAGGTAACGCCCGAGCTGGCCGCCCGCTACTACATCCCGGTGGTGATCACCGGCAGCGTCGAGGGCATCGACGGCGCGATCGCGACCTACCGGCGGCTGCTCGAGCAGGCCGAAAGCTATTACCGCCAGAACGTGGCGCACTACGAGCGACTGCTGGACGAGGCCTTGCAGGTCGAAACGCCAGATCCGACGCTGAACACGGCCTACGCCTGGGCGCTGGTGGGCATTGATAAAGGACTGGCAACCAACCCGTATCTGGGCACCGGACTGGTGGCCGGCTTCCGCACGGCGGGCAACAGTGAGCGGCCCGGCTTTGCCTGGTTCTTCGGACGCGATGCGCTCTGGACCGTGCTGGCCACGACGGCCGTCGGACACTTCGAGACGACCCGCACGGCGCTGGACTTCCTGCGAAAGTTTCAGCGGGAAGACGGTAAGATCCCGCACGAAATTTCCCAGAGTGCTGCGCTGATCGACTGGTTCGAGGACTATCCGTATCCCTGGGCCTCGGCCGATGCCACGCCGCTCTTTATCATCGCACACGCCGATTACTGGCAGGCGAGCGGGGATCTGGACTACATCCGAGAGCACTGGGACGCGCTTGTAAGGGCTTACCGCTTCACGGCCGGCACCGACACGGACGGCAACGACCTGGTGGAAAACACCGGCGTGGGACACGGCTGGGTGGAAGGGGGGCTGCTGTACCCGCCGCACGAAGAGCTGTACCAGCAGGGCGTCTGGCTGGCCGCGCTGGAGGGGATGGAGGCCATGGCGACGGCCCTGGGCGAAACCGAACTGGCGGCCGAAGTGCGGCAGCGGGCGGTGCGGGTGCGGGCGGCCATCGAGCGCACTTATTGGCTGGAAGACGAAGGGTTCTATGCGTTTGCCACCTGGAAGCCGGACGGGGCCGCGGCGCCCGAACTGTTTCCGGAAAACACGGTGCTGCAGGCGGTACCGCTCTGGTGGCGGTTGCTCAGCCCGGAGCGTGCCCGTCGGGCGCTGGAGCACGTGGGCAGCGCGCAGATGGCCACCGACTGGGGCACGCGGATTCTGTCGAACGCCAGCAGCCGCTACGATCCGCTTTCCTACCATCACGGATCGGTCTGGCCGCTGTTTACCGGCTGGGCGTCGATGGCGGCCTATCGCTACGAAAAACCACACATCGGCTATCAGGCGCTGATGGCGAACGCGCTGTTGACCTACCAGGGGGCGCTGGGCTACGTGACCGAATTGCTCTCGGGTGCTTTCAATCGGGATTTCGGCCGCTCGTCGCACCACCAGATCTGGTCCGAGGCCATGGTGGTGACCCCGCTGGTGCGGGGACTGCTGGGACTGGACGTGCGGGAGGGCGGCCGGGTGTTGCGCGTGGCGCCCCAGCTTCCGGCCGTGTGGGATTCGCTGCGGTTGCGGCACGTGCCGGTGGGACGCGATCGGTATGCGCTGGCCATTCGGCGCACGGACGAAGCCTTTCTGGTGGAGATCATCCCTGAAGGCGAGGCGGCGCCCGTCTCGCTGGATCTGGCGCCGGCCTTTCCGCTGGATGCCCGCGTGGAGTCCGTGACCGTAAACGACCGGCCGGCCGTCTTCGAAGTGCGGGAGGAAGGCGATCTGCAGCGCGTGCGCATCCGCGTGCCGGTGGCCGGTCCGACCACGATCCGCTACCGCATGCGGCCGGGCACCGACGTCTATGTGGCCCCCGAGCCGCTGGTGCCCGGGATGGACAACCGCGGACTCCGGGTGCTGCGCGTGCGGGCCGCGTCCGACAGCCTGCTGCTGGTGCTGGAGGGACGTGCGGGCCGGAGCTATACGCTGCAGGTGCGCACGCCACGCCGGGTGCAGGCCGTCGAAGGTGTCATGCTGAGCCCCGAGCCCGGCGGCTACCGCCTGCAGGTGCGCTTCGAAGGCGAAAGCGTCGGCTACGTGCGCCGTCAGCTCCGGCTGCCGCTGGAATAA
- a CDS encoding TonB-dependent receptor plug domain-containing protein, giving the protein MERRHMVGGLALVVALWLAGCAGSRPVAETDASAAEAKEQVNVGYGTIAREEVTASVSELDPDEVKERPVTRVEELLRGRVAGVYVTEAPGGGLIVRIRGQNTLLGNPEPLYVVDGMPITPIPGGTISFLNPHDIESITVLKDAAATAIYGSRGANGVILITTKRAGRNQ; this is encoded by the coding sequence ATGGAACGGCGGCACATGGTGGGCGGGCTGGCACTGGTGGTGGCATTGTGGCTGGCCGGCTGCGCGGGGAGTCGGCCGGTGGCCGAAACCGACGCGTCGGCTGCGGAAGCAAAGGAGCAGGTCAACGTCGGCTACGGCACGATCGCACGGGAGGAAGTGACGGCCTCGGTCAGTGAGCTGGATCCGGACGAAGTCAAAGAGCGGCCGGTGACGCGCGTGGAAGAGTTGCTCAGAGGGCGGGTGGCCGGGGTGTACGTGACCGAAGCGCCCGGCGGCGGACTGATCGTGCGCATCCGGGGGCAGAACACGCTCCTGGGCAATCCAGAACCCCTTTATGTGGTCGATGGCATGCCCATCACACCGATACCGGGCGGAACCATCTCTTTTCTGAACCCTCACGACATCGAGTCGATCACGGTCCTGAAGGACGCCGCGGCCACGGCGATTTACGGCTCCCGGGGCGCCAACGGGGTGATTCTGATCACCACGAAGCGTGCCGGCAGAAATCAATAA
- a CDS encoding nucleotidyltransferase family protein has product MKTEQRLLQRLREKREEILRLCARYGATDVRVFGSVARGEADAASDVDLIVRFEPGRSLLDHAALWLELEALLGCRVDVLSESGLKPRIREKVLKEAIPL; this is encoded by the coding sequence ATGAAAACAGAGCAGCGACTTCTGCAGCGGCTCAGAGAGAAACGCGAGGAGATCCTTCGGCTCTGCGCCCGCTACGGAGCCACGGACGTGCGGGTGTTCGGCTCGGTAGCGCGGGGAGAGGCCGACGCGGCAAGCGACGTGGATCTGATCGTGCGCTTCGAGCCGGGACGCAGCCTGCTGGACCACGCCGCGCTCTGGCTTGAGCTGGAGGCGCTGCTGGGGTGCCGTGTCGATGTGCTCAGCGAATCCGGTCTCAAGCCCCGGATTCGCGAAAAAGTGCTGAAGGAGGCCATTCCTCTATGA
- a CDS encoding DUF4340 domain-containing protein: protein MSRKNPVVILSIVLVVLLVLAWATGAFKRNPSTIDVPEWTLRADEITRIQLERPGKDPLVLERSGSGWQLTAPIRYPADSSFARRFVENLAETELESVVSTNPARYGNYGVADSNAIRLVAYRKAGDSLQLFWGNTGPDFNARYVRLATDERVFLARTDLTFPEDLSRWRDKTILNVPAGQLEALEVQHEGKRYGVRRGESGWELVEDDQTAPADSAAAARWAGQFDPLRADGFFDDLPADSIRRAPDYVLTLRLPGGVQQVLYFDERSNGWALVRGDDETVFRIYAYRRNQLLPEASSLRAKSEE, encoded by the coding sequence ATGTCGCGAAAAAATCCGGTTGTCATTCTGTCGATCGTGCTGGTGGTCCTGCTCGTGCTGGCCTGGGCCACCGGCGCCTTCAAGCGAAACCCCTCGACGATCGACGTGCCAGAATGGACGCTCCGGGCGGACGAGATCACGCGCATCCAACTGGAGCGGCCGGGCAAGGACCCGCTGGTGCTGGAGCGGAGCGGTTCGGGCTGGCAACTGACGGCCCCGATTCGCTATCCGGCCGACTCGTCCTTTGCCCGACGTTTCGTCGAGAATCTGGCCGAAACGGAACTGGAAAGCGTCGTTTCCACCAACCCGGCCCGCTACGGCAATTACGGCGTGGCCGACTCGAACGCCATCCGCCTGGTGGCCTATCGGAAGGCGGGCGACTCGCTCCAGTTGTTCTGGGGCAATACGGGGCCGGATTTCAACGCCCGGTACGTGCGCCTGGCCACGGATGAGCGGGTGTTTCTGGCCCGAACCGACCTGACCTTCCCGGAGGATCTGAGCCGCTGGCGCGACAAGACGATCCTGAACGTGCCGGCGGGCCAGCTCGAGGCGCTGGAAGTGCAGCATGAAGGTAAGCGATACGGCGTGCGCCGGGGCGAAAGCGGCTGGGAACTGGTGGAAGACGACCAGACCGCGCCGGCCGACTCGGCGGCGGCTGCGCGCTGGGCCGGTCAGTTCGATCCGCTCCGCGCCGACGGCTTCTTCGATGACCTGCCGGCCGACTCGATCCGCCGGGCGCCCGACTATGTGCTGACGCTCCGGTTGCCCGGTGGCGTCCAGCAGGTGCTCTATTTTGATGAGCGGAGCAACGGCTGGGCGCTGGTGCGCGGTGACGACGAGACGGTCTTCCGCATCTATGCCTACCGCCGCAACCAACTCCTGCCCGAAGCCTCCTCGCTCCGGGCAAAAAGCGAGGAGTGA
- a CDS encoding HepT-like ribonuclease domain-containing protein, with product MRTPVERLRDMLEAIARIERYASQGKRAFLQNELIQVWIIHHLQLIGEAAARLGQAFHAAYPQIPWAQIVAMRNILVHEYFGIDLEEVWATVERDLPLLKAQITAMLKELEAP from the coding sequence ATGAGAACGCCTGTCGAAAGACTCAGGGACATGCTGGAGGCGATTGCCCGGATCGAACGATATGCCAGTCAGGGCAAAAGGGCGTTCCTTCAGAACGAACTGATTCAGGTGTGGATCATCCATCATCTGCAACTGATCGGTGAGGCTGCGGCGCGCCTGGGGCAGGCGTTTCATGCCGCCTATCCACAGATCCCCTGGGCGCAGATTGTAGCGATGCGAAATATTCTGGTACACGAGTACTTCGGTATTGATCTCGAAGAAGTCTGGGCAACGGTGGAGCGAGATCTTCCTCTGCTCAAAGCGCAGATAACAGCTATGCTGAAAGAATTGGAAGCACCGTGA